In Sulfurihydrogenibium subterraneum DSM 15120, a single window of DNA contains:
- a CDS encoding MBL fold metallo-hydrolase RNA specificity domain-containing protein, with amino-acid sequence MIVQSFGGVEGITGSCHLVKVDHMNILIDCGMFQGLEEDKNYEPFGFNPKDIDYLILTHAHIDHCGRIPLLVKQGFRGKIISTRATYAVARIMLLDASKVMAEEYKVNYKKALRRGKPEEAKPPLYDEDDVFEAMEYFKVLLEYNEKYKLSKNVEIIFRNAGHILGSGYVELTVKENSNTKKIIFSGDLGIDNKLVIKPIDYPKNADVLFIESTYGNRNHKPLDQTIEEFKTAIIESFKDGGNVVIPTFALERAQEILFILRKMYDNAELPQCKIFLDSPLAISATKLFLQFPNQLNGEVLEYLKRGQNPFVFPWVNFTESVEASRKINDIESGAIIMAGSGMCNGGRIKHHLKHNLWRENSSVIFVGYQAKGTLGRQIVDGAKVVKIYGEEVAVKARIYTINGFSAHADQSSLIKFIKTTKDLQSVFLIHGEPEVMQVFKEKVKEETNLNPHIVKLKEYVYL; translated from the coding sequence ATGATAGTACAATCGTTTGGTGGAGTAGAAGGTATAACAGGTTCGTGTCATTTAGTTAAAGTTGACCATATGAACATACTTATAGACTGTGGAATGTTTCAAGGTTTAGAAGAAGATAAAAACTACGAGCCTTTTGGATTTAATCCTAAAGACATTGATTATCTTATACTTACCCACGCCCACATAGACCACTGTGGAAGGATTCCTTTACTGGTTAAGCAAGGATTTAGAGGAAAGATAATCTCTACAAGAGCTACGTACGCAGTTGCAAGGATTATGCTTTTAGACGCTTCAAAAGTTATGGCAGAAGAGTATAAAGTTAACTATAAAAAAGCTTTAAGAAGAGGTAAACCAGAAGAAGCAAAGCCTCCTTTATACGATGAAGATGACGTATTTGAGGCTATGGAGTATTTCAAAGTGCTCTTAGAATATAATGAAAAGTATAAATTGTCAAAAAATGTTGAAATTATATTTAGAAATGCAGGACATATCCTTGGAAGTGGATATGTTGAACTTACAGTTAAAGAAAACTCTAACACTAAAAAAATTATATTTTCAGGAGACTTAGGAATAGACAACAAACTTGTAATAAAACCTATAGATTATCCAAAAAACGCTGATGTTTTATTTATAGAATCTACATACGGAAATAGAAACCATAAACCTTTAGACCAAACGATAGAAGAGTTTAAAACAGCCATTATTGAAAGCTTCAAAGACGGAGGGAATGTAGTAATTCCTACATTTGCATTAGAGAGAGCCCAAGAGATACTTTTTATCCTAAGAAAAATGTACGATAACGCTGAACTTCCACAGTGTAAAATTTTCTTAGACAGCCCTCTGGCAATCTCTGCAACCAAACTTTTTCTACAATTTCCAAATCAGTTAAACGGAGAGGTTTTAGAATATTTAAAAAGAGGACAAAATCCGTTTGTTTTCCCTTGGGTTAACTTTACAGAGTCAGTGGAAGCATCAAGAAAGATTAACGACATAGAGTCAGGAGCTATTATAATGGCAGGAAGTGGGATGTGTAATGGAGGAAGGATAAAGCATCACTTAAAACACAACTTGTGGAGAGAAAACTCTTCTGTTATCTTTGTTGGATATCAAGCAAAAGGAACGTTAGGCAGACAGATTGTAGATGGTGCAAAGGTTGTAAAGATATACGGAGAAGAGGTAGCTGTAAAAGCAAGAATTTACACGATAAACGGTTTTTCGGCTCATGCCGATCAAAGCAGTCTGATAAAATTCATTAAAACTACAAAAGACTTACAATCCGTTTTCTTAATTCACGGAGAACCAGAAGTGATGCAAGTATTTAAAGAAAAAGTAAAAGAAGAAACAAACTTAAACCCTCACATAGTAAAGTTAAAAGAGTATGTATATCTATGA
- a CDS encoding sulfite exporter TauE/SafE family protein, with translation MLEYFMIFLGGFLGSYHCIGMCGAIPSLIIYKNFWIGNILYNFGRVFTYVFLGFLAGLLGMYFHNFEFQIFQKGLSVFLGVGMIVFGLQVVGSIKEKGVPFLDVIFFTISDMLNAFRKSPFFLGMFNGFLPCPLVYAFLMKAVLDKDPFKGMLTMFFFGLGTIPAMLFSSRLLASISPATRKNLSKLAGVIIIIFGIWTILRAFGIGHHHH, from the coding sequence TTGCTTGAATACTTTATGATTTTCTTAGGTGGGTTTTTAGGTTCTTACCACTGTATCGGAATGTGTGGTGCTATTCCGTCTTTGATTATCTACAAAAACTTTTGGATTGGTAATATTCTCTACAACTTTGGCAGAGTTTTTACTTACGTATTCCTTGGATTTTTAGCAGGACTGCTTGGGATGTACTTTCATAATTTTGAGTTTCAAATATTTCAAAAAGGTTTATCTGTATTTTTAGGTGTTGGAATGATTGTGTTTGGACTGCAGGTTGTGGGAAGTATAAAAGAGAAAGGCGTTCCTTTTTTAGACGTGATATTTTTTACAATATCTGATATGTTAAATGCATTTAGAAAATCTCCTTTCTTTTTAGGTATGTTTAACGGCTTTCTACCTTGTCCTTTAGTGTACGCATTTTTAATGAAAGCTGTTTTAGATAAAGACCCTTTTAAAGGTATGCTTACAATGTTCTTTTTTGGGCTTGGGACAATTCCTGCGATGTTATTCTCTTCCAGATTGTTAGCTTCTATATCTCCAGCTACCAGAAAGAATTTATCTAAGTTGGCAGGAGTTATTATTATTATTTTTGGTATCTGGACAATACTTAGAGCCTTTGGAATAGGACACCATCATCATTAA
- a CDS encoding ribonucleotide-diphosphate reductase subunit beta, giving the protein MALIGKTSVRDNIRLSENPKYPVFRELYTKQKKAVWFPEELNIQQDVLDYKSLTPTEKELFDSAVGYFASSELLVQNVLGNGFFPVLTDPYAKMSFSTQMFMENIHSDFFEIILNSFDMDRKRIYNITLEDKLLEEKQELIVRAVDRITYGKADPDTLEGKKQILTSILLNNIIQEGLFFYSAFAHFFAMKDTGKMKNVVAGVELILIDESLHLQNGIEAILTMVEENPEIVDDYDFVENIRQSIIDAVELELNYLKTKFGGTTIFGVSYNELERYMKYIADRRLVELGFEPQFGINQNPLKFLQKEDVKKLTNFFEVSSTEYTNF; this is encoded by the coding sequence ATGGCACTTATCGGTAAAACCTCAGTTAGAGATAACATCAGACTCTCAGAAAATCCTAAGTACCCAGTTTTCAGAGAGCTTTACACAAAACAGAAAAAAGCAGTATGGTTTCCAGAAGAGCTTAACATACAACAAGACGTTTTAGATTACAAATCTTTAACACCTACAGAAAAAGAACTTTTTGATTCAGCAGTTGGATACTTTGCATCTTCAGAGCTACTGGTTCAAAACGTTTTAGGAAATGGATTTTTCCCTGTTTTAACAGACCCTTACGCAAAAATGAGTTTTTCAACTCAGATGTTTATGGAAAACATTCATTCAGACTTTTTTGAAATAATCCTTAACTCTTTTGATATGGACAGAAAAAGAATTTACAACATTACCCTTGAAGATAAACTTTTAGAAGAAAAACAGGAGCTTATAGTAAGAGCTGTTGATAGAATAACTTACGGTAAAGCTGACCCTGACACTTTAGAAGGAAAAAAACAAATTCTAACTTCTATCCTTTTAAATAACATCATACAAGAAGGACTGTTTTTCTACTCTGCCTTTGCACACTTTTTTGCTATGAAGGATACTGGAAAGATGAAAAATGTTGTTGCAGGAGTGGAGCTGATACTTATTGACGAGTCTTTACATCTACAAAACGGTATAGAAGCTATTCTTACAATGGTAGAGGAAAATCCTGAGATTGTTGATGATTATGATTTTGTTGAAAATATAAGACAGTCTATTATAGATGCGGTAGAGCTTGAACTAAACTATTTAAAAACAAAATTTGGAGGAACGACTATATTTGGAGTGTCTTACAACGAGCTTGAAAGGTACATGAAGTATATTGCAGACAGAAGACTTGTAGAGCTTGGCTTTGAGCCTCAGTTTGGTATAAATCAAAACCCTCTTAAATTCTTGCAAAAAGAAGACGTTAAAAAATTAACAAACTTCTTTGAAGTATCATCTACTGAATACACAAACTTCTAA